A single Megachile rotundata isolate GNS110a chromosome 9, iyMegRotu1, whole genome shotgun sequence DNA region contains:
- the LOC100883640 gene encoding haloacid dehalogenase-like hydrolase domain-containing 5, with amino-acid sequence MAIMKILLRPNITRFTGVRHLSSKPKFGLLFDIDGVIVRGKNVLPPVPEAFKRLQGKDGKFRVPTVFVTNSGNALRSQKALDLSKWIGYEVKESQVIMAHSPLKLFDHFHDKQVLISGQGPIKEIAKELGFQKTVTIQELVKNFPSLDYVNMKKRNPQCGPIDPNFPTIEGIVLFSEPTSWETPLQLMVDLLMTNGMPGGLLSELPYPHIPVLACNMDLLWVSEAPIPRYGHGAFLLCLESLYKKITGKDLIYSALVGKPSEITYYHASYMLREHARSIGIDHNVDTIYAIGDNINTDIFGANLYDKYLSRCTQEEVLKSDKIKKLLGKDVKPPTSKACISILVETGVHQRDSNFISEHSPRDFIPVEDSLCKPAFIVKHVGEAINLAFKEEKFD; translated from the exons cACTTGAGTTCTAAGCCAAAATTTGGTTTACTTTTTGACATTGATGGTGTAATAGTACGTGGAAAAAATGTATTACCTCCTGTGCCCGAGGCTTTTAAGCGACTTCAAGGAAAAGATGGCAAATTTCGTGTACCCACTGTATTTGTCACTAATAGTGGAAATGCTCTACGCAGTCAAAAAGCATTAGATTTATCCAAATGGATAGGATATGAAGTCAAAGAGTCTCAAGTAATTATGGCCCACTCACCATTAAAATTGTTTGATCATTTTCATGACAAACAAGTACTAATATCTGGGCAAGGTCCAATCAAAGAAATAGCTAAGGAACTAGGTTTTCAAAAAACAGTAACCATACAagaattagttaaaaattttccatccttagattatgtaaatatgaagaAGAGAAATCCGCAATGTGGACCAATAGATCCAAACTTTCCCACTATAGAAGGCATTGTGTTATTTAGTGAACCAACTTCTTGGGAAACTCCATTACAATTGATGGTGGATCTTTTAATGACTAATGGCATGCCAGGTGGTTTGCTCAGTGAACTTCCTTATCCACACATTCCAGTCTTGGCATGTAATATGGATTTATTATGGGTGTCTGAAGCACCTATTCCTAGATATGGTCATGGTGCTTTCCTGCTCTGTCTCGAATCCTTGTATAAGAAAATTACAGGAAAAGACTTAATATACTCTGCTCTAGTCGGAAAACCTAGTGAAATCACTTACTATCATGCAAGTTATATGCTCCGTGAGCATGCTAGAAGTATTGGAATAGATCATAACGTTGATACAATATATGCTATTGG AGATAACATTAACACTGATATCTTCGGTGCAAATTTGTACGATAAATATCTATCGCGTTGCACACAGGAAGAAGTATTAAAGTCtgacaaaataaaaaagctGCTTGGGAAGGACGTCAAACCGCCTACTTCAAAAGCTTGTATCAGTATTCTAGTGGAAACTGGTGTTCATCAGCgagattcaaattttatatcggAACATAGTCCTAGAGATTTCATACCAGTTGAAGACAGTTTATGCAAGCCTGCATTCATAGTGAAACACGTCGGTGAAGCTATTAATCTTGCgtttaaagaagaaaaatttgACTGA